One Solidesulfovibrio fructosivorans JJ] DNA window includes the following coding sequences:
- a CDS encoding tetratricopeptide repeat protein, whose product MAEALQAERFAVAVSQRESYKTGFGGTTQASERVLYYYAEKTPEAGISVQALNANSVPSGEKTSVSEPEFLEKFKPEPLIYYNQVKPRMDEMLAELEKGEKHLEAGRMDKAEKSFQKALEYDAENLRAIFGLGNAYLAAGKMVEAGEIFEKIMSIELAFGPENKFLFNEFGIRMRKHGLLDMAKVYYAKALTVSEADENLHFNLGRVLFELGEFAAAATEAGKCLAINPGFLIAKKLRAAAEKRTVPAPPAAPPAAPTATDAG is encoded by the coding sequence ATGGCCGAAGCGTTGCAGGCCGAGCGGTTCGCCGTGGCGGTTTCCCAGCGGGAATCCTACAAGACAGGTTTCGGCGGGACCACCCAGGCAAGCGAGCGCGTGCTCTATTATTACGCGGAGAAGACGCCGGAGGCCGGTATTTCGGTGCAGGCTTTAAACGCCAACAGCGTGCCGAGCGGCGAGAAGACCTCGGTGTCCGAACCGGAGTTTCTGGAGAAGTTCAAGCCCGAGCCGCTGATCTATTACAATCAGGTCAAGCCGCGCATGGACGAGATGCTTGCCGAGCTCGAAAAGGGTGAGAAGCATCTCGAAGCCGGGCGCATGGACAAGGCCGAGAAGTCCTTCCAGAAGGCCCTGGAATACGACGCGGAGAACCTGCGGGCGATTTTCGGCCTGGGCAATGCCTATCTCGCGGCCGGCAAGATGGTGGAGGCGGGGGAGATCTTCGAGAAGATCATGTCCATCGAGCTGGCCTTCGGGCCGGAGAACAAATTTCTGTTCAATGAATTCGGCATCCGCATGCGCAAGCATGGGCTCCTGGACATGGCCAAGGTCTACTATGCCAAGGCGCTGACCGTATCCGAGGCTGACGAGAACCTGCATTTCAACCTGGGGCGGGTGCTTTTCGAACTGGGCGAGTTCGCGGCCGCCGCCACCGAGGCCGGCAAATGCCTGGCCATCAATCCCGGCTTCCTCATCGCCAAAAAGCTGAGGGCGGCGGCGGAGAAAAGAACCGTCCCCGCGCCCCCGGCCGCGCCGCCGGCCGCACCGACGGCAACGGACGCCGGCTGA
- the purU gene encoding formyltetrahydrofolate deformylase: MTHTARLRITCPDRPGIVSAVTTFLHAHGANIVDLDQHSTDPEGGTFFMRLEFYTPYMDMSRPALESSFGEVVGTPFCMDWRLSYSDVKKRAVILVSRHDHCLMELLWRHARGELPCEVAMVISNHEDARTSVESFGVPFSCVPVGDGGMPEAEARMAELLGDATDLVVLARYMRVLSADFLRPYDTRVINIHHSFLPAFVGADPYRQAHERGVKLIGATAHYVTAELDAGPIIEQDTARVTHRFSVADLKATGSELERTVLARAVKWHLEDRVIVFGNKTVVFR, encoded by the coding sequence ATGACCCACACCGCCCGTTTGCGCATCACCTGCCCCGACCGCCCCGGCATCGTTTCGGCCGTCACCACCTTCCTGCACGCCCATGGGGCCAATATTGTCGATCTCGACCAGCATTCCACGGACCCCGAGGGGGGAACGTTTTTCATGCGGCTCGAATTTTACACGCCTTATATGGACATGTCGCGCCCGGCCCTGGAGTCGTCCTTCGGCGAGGTTGTGGGAACGCCGTTTTGCATGGACTGGCGGCTGTCGTATTCCGACGTGAAAAAGCGCGCGGTGATCCTGGTTTCGCGCCACGACCACTGCCTGATGGAGCTTTTGTGGCGGCATGCCCGGGGCGAGCTGCCTTGCGAGGTGGCCATGGTCATCAGCAACCACGAGGACGCGCGGACGAGCGTGGAGAGTTTCGGCGTACCGTTTTCCTGCGTGCCGGTCGGCGACGGCGGCATGCCCGAGGCCGAGGCGCGCATGGCCGAGCTGCTCGGCGACGCCACGGACCTGGTCGTGCTGGCCCGGTACATGCGGGTCCTGTCGGCGGATTTTCTGCGGCCCTACGACACCCGGGTCATCAACATCCACCATTCGTTTTTGCCGGCCTTCGTCGGGGCCGATCCGTACCGGCAGGCACACGAGCGCGGGGTCAAGCTGATCGGGGCCACGGCCCATTACGTCACGGCCGAGCTGGACGCCGGGCCGATCATCGAGCAGGACACGGCCCGGGTGACGCACCGGTTTTCGGTGGCCGACCTCAAGGCCACGGGGAGCGAGCTGGAGCGCACGGTGCTGGCCCGGGCGGTCAAGTGGCACCTGGAGGACCGGGTCATCGTTTTCGGCAACAAGACGGTGGTGTTTCGGTAG
- the ald gene encoding alanine dehydrogenase produces the protein MIIGIPKEIKTLENRVAMTPGAVETLVRRGHKVLVEAGAGLGSALPDEQYAAAGASLVSAAEAWGAEMVIKVKEPIAGEYKFLRKDLLLFTYLHLAADRPLTEALLGAGTIGVAYETVQLDSGALPLLVPMSEVAGRMAPQVGSHALEKSQGGRGILLGGVPGVPQASVVIVGAGVVGANACKIAVGMGAQVTVLDVNHARLQYLDDIYQGRVVTVASNEANIRKAVTYADLLIGAVLIPGAKAPHLVTRDMLPTMKPGSVIVDVAVDQGGCVETIKATTHAVPTYVIDGVVHYGVANMPGAVPRTSTFALCNQTLPYALKLAAKGVGALREDAALAKGLNTYEGKLTFAGVAEAFDMPLTRVSEALA, from the coding sequence ATGATCATCGGTATCCCCAAGGAAATCAAAACGCTGGAAAATCGGGTCGCCATGACTCCCGGTGCAGTGGAAACCCTTGTGCGGCGCGGTCACAAGGTGCTGGTCGAGGCCGGAGCCGGTCTGGGTTCCGCCCTGCCCGACGAGCAGTACGCCGCCGCCGGGGCTTCCCTGGTCAGCGCGGCCGAGGCCTGGGGCGCGGAAATGGTCATCAAGGTCAAGGAGCCCATCGCCGGCGAGTACAAGTTCCTGCGCAAGGACTTGCTCCTTTTCACCTACCTGCATCTGGCCGCCGACCGGCCGCTGACCGAGGCCCTGCTCGGCGCGGGCACCATCGGCGTGGCCTACGAGACGGTGCAGCTCGACAGCGGCGCGCTGCCGCTTCTGGTCCCCATGAGCGAAGTCGCCGGCCGCATGGCTCCCCAGGTCGGCTCCCACGCCCTGGAGAAATCCCAGGGCGGGCGCGGCATCCTGCTTGGCGGCGTGCCCGGCGTGCCCCAGGCTTCGGTGGTCATCGTCGGCGCGGGCGTGGTCGGCGCCAACGCCTGCAAGATCGCCGTGGGCATGGGCGCCCAGGTCACCGTCCTCGACGTCAACCACGCCCGGCTCCAGTATCTCGACGACATCTACCAGGGCCGCGTGGTCACCGTGGCCAGCAACGAGGCCAACATCCGCAAGGCCGTCACCTACGCCGACCTGCTCATCGGCGCGGTGCTCATCCCCGGCGCCAAGGCCCCGCACCTGGTCACCCGCGACATGCTGCCCACCATGAAGCCCGGCTCGGTCATCGTGGACGTGGCCGTGGACCAGGGCGGCTGCGTGGAAACCATCAAGGCCACCACCCACGCCGTTCCGACCTACGTCATCGACGGCGTGGTGCACTACGGCGTGGCCAACATGCCCGGCGCGGTGCCGCGCACCTCCACCTTCGCCCTGTGCAACCAGACCCTGCCCTATGCCCTGAAGCTCGCGGCCAAGGGCGTGGGCGCCCTGCGCGAGGACGCCGCCCTGGCCAAGGGCCTCAACACCTACGAAGGCAAGCTGACCTTCGCCGGCGTGGCCGAGGCCTTCGATATGCCGTTGACCCGGGTGTCCGAGGCGCTGGCCTGA
- a CDS encoding ABC transporter substrate-binding protein encodes MKRSWLIALFLVLVAAAPVRAADTIKLGFNIPLTGDIPDVGESSKNAAEMLKKKINDAGGITVGGKKYLVEFVYEDNESKAESALSAARKLITQDDVLGIVGPQSSKQAVPAAEASNDLKAPMMAPWSTNPNTTKDRPYVFRGCFLDTFQGPTAAKFATEEFKAKKAAVLYDIASDYPKGLAEDFKAAFEKIHGPGSVVAFETFTTKDVDFSAQLTNIAKSGADVLFVPQYYNEVPLIVKQAKSLGFDKPIMGSDSWGSGDLMGLCGDDCKGYFFVTHYAAAGAKGKTKEFIDEYTKLYNKTPDDVAALTWDGANLMLDGVKAMPAITGDMAKDREALMKAMAGIKKFEGITGNMSYPATGPHDPIKCAVVVKIDDNGKFAFYKSVCP; translated from the coding sequence ATGAAAAGGTCTTGGCTCATTGCCCTTTTTCTCGTGCTCGTGGCAGCCGCTCCGGTCCGGGCCGCAGACACCATCAAACTCGGGTTCAACATCCCGCTGACCGGCGACATCCCGGACGTGGGCGAGTCCTCGAAGAACGCCGCCGAGATGCTCAAAAAGAAGATCAACGATGCCGGCGGCATCACCGTCGGCGGCAAGAAATATCTGGTGGAATTCGTCTACGAGGACAACGAGTCCAAGGCCGAGTCCGCCCTGTCCGCCGCGCGCAAGCTCATCACCCAGGACGACGTGCTCGGCATCGTCGGCCCGCAGTCCAGCAAGCAGGCCGTGCCCGCCGCCGAGGCCTCCAACGACCTCAAGGCCCCGATGATGGCCCCCTGGTCCACCAACCCCAATACCACCAAGGATCGCCCCTACGTCTTCCGCGGCTGCTTCCTCGACACCTTCCAGGGTCCCACGGCGGCCAAGTTCGCCACCGAGGAATTCAAGGCCAAGAAGGCCGCCGTGCTCTACGACATCGCTTCCGACTATCCCAAGGGCCTGGCCGAGGACTTCAAGGCCGCCTTCGAAAAGATCCACGGCCCCGGCTCGGTTGTCGCTTTCGAGACCTTCACCACCAAGGACGTGGACTTCTCGGCCCAGCTGACCAACATCGCCAAGTCCGGCGCGGACGTGCTCTTCGTGCCCCAGTACTACAACGAGGTGCCGCTGATCGTGAAGCAGGCCAAGTCGCTTGGTTTCGACAAGCCCATCATGGGCAGCGATTCCTGGGGCTCGGGCGATCTGATGGGCCTTTGCGGCGATGACTGCAAGGGCTACTTCTTCGTCACCCACTACGCCGCCGCCGGCGCCAAGGGCAAGACCAAGGAATTCATCGACGAGTACACCAAGCTCTACAACAAGACCCCCGACGACGTCGCGGCCCTGACCTGGGACGGCGCCAACCTGATGCTCGACGGCGTCAAGGCCATGCCCGCCATCACCGGCGATATGGCCAAGGACCGCGAGGCCCTCATGAAGGCCATGGCCGGCATCAAGAAGTTCGAAGGCATCACCGGCAATATGTCCTATCCCGCCACCGGCCCCCACGATCCCATCAAGTGCGCCGTGGTGGTCAAGATCGACGACAACGGCAAGTTCGCCTTCTACAAGTCCGTCTGCCCGTAG
- a CDS encoding branched-chain amino acid ABC transporter permease produces MLQSLLQNILNALQWGSFYSLIALGYCLVYGVLLLINFAHGDIFMVGAYIAFFVCTFLLGKFGLIPGLPGWLVMTLAVPLTMILTAVVGVTLERVAYRPLRRKGVNRLYVVITALMCGLILENGNLALLGASRKSFPTLIPTHVYHVFGVAVTNIKLMVIGVAILGFLLLQFIVTRTKIGMAMRAISYDRFAVPLMGIPVDTVIVFTFVLGSAFAGLAGIFFAMTYPVLDPYMGALIGWKAFIAAVVGGIGSITGAFAGGFLLGFVEIMVVAFFPSTFRDLIAFSILLLILAIRPTGLFGVAKSTKI; encoded by the coding sequence TTGCTGCAAAGCCTTCTGCAAAACATCCTTAACGCCCTGCAATGGGGAAGTTTCTATTCCCTGATCGCGCTTGGCTACTGCCTGGTGTACGGCGTGCTGCTCCTTATCAACTTCGCCCATGGCGACATCTTCATGGTCGGGGCCTACATCGCCTTTTTCGTCTGTACCTTCCTGCTCGGCAAGTTCGGCCTCATCCCGGGCCTGCCCGGCTGGTTGGTGATGACCCTGGCCGTGCCGCTGACCATGATCCTGACCGCCGTGGTCGGCGTGACCCTCGAGCGGGTGGCCTATCGACCCTTGCGGCGCAAGGGCGTCAACCGTCTCTACGTGGTCATCACCGCGCTCATGTGCGGCCTGATCCTGGAAAACGGCAACCTGGCCCTGCTCGGCGCCAGCCGCAAAAGCTTTCCCACCCTGATCCCCACCCATGTCTATCATGTCTTCGGGGTCGCGGTGACCAACATCAAGCTCATGGTCATCGGCGTGGCCATCCTGGGCTTCCTGCTCTTGCAGTTCATCGTCACCCGCACCAAGATCGGCATGGCCATGCGGGCGATTTCCTACGACCGTTTCGCCGTGCCGCTCATGGGCATCCCGGTCGATACGGTCATCGTGTTCACCTTTGTCCTGGGATCGGCCTTCGCCGGCCTGGCCGGCATCTTCTTCGCCATGACCTATCCGGTGCTCGATCCCTACATGGGGGCGCTGATCGGCTGGAAGGCGTTCATCGCGGCCGTGGTCGGCGGCATCGGCTCCATCACCGGGGCCTTTGCCGGAGGGTTTCTGCTGGGGTTCGTGGAGATCATGGTGGTGGCCTTTTTCCCTTCCACCTTCCGCGACCTCATCGCCTTCTCGATCCTGCTGCTTATCTTGGCCATCCGGCCGACTGGCCTGTTCGGCGTGGCCAAGTCGACGAAAATCTAG
- a CDS encoding branched-chain amino acid ABC transporter permease, whose translation MKRLSVPALLAVLFAVLVWVSQTGTLNIYWQSVIMFMGVNIILSSSLNIINGNMGEFSCGHAGFMAVGAYVSSVLSVALFAKSAAFGQPLLPPSLAVWFFPVILLIGGLAASVVGLLVAIPSFKTRGDYLAIITIAAAYIVKSTIENINIIGGARGFMGMGSVMNAMTNTANLPWMMIWVFVGTVFSVWLIRRFIYSTFGKGVDAISQDEIAAEIMSVDTNHIKLVAFMVSCGLAGVAGGLFAHILGYVNPGSFTILKSTEIMVMVYLGGMGSLTGSVLSAILVTLLMEALRPLQIIKWVAIPLLLVLLMQFRPEGIMGRRELADVFPGLRKFYKFKG comes from the coding sequence ATGAAACGTCTGTCCGTTCCCGCCCTGCTGGCCGTGCTTTTCGCCGTGCTGGTCTGGGTATCGCAAACTGGAACCCTGAACATCTACTGGCAGTCCGTGATCATGTTCATGGGCGTCAACATCATCCTTTCCTCGAGCCTCAACATCATCAACGGCAACATGGGCGAGTTTTCCTGCGGCCATGCCGGATTCATGGCCGTTGGCGCCTACGTGTCCTCGGTGCTGTCGGTGGCGCTGTTCGCCAAGTCGGCCGCCTTCGGCCAGCCGCTTCTGCCGCCGTCGCTGGCCGTGTGGTTTTTCCCGGTGATCCTGCTCATCGGCGGCCTGGCCGCCTCGGTGGTGGGGCTGCTCGTGGCCATCCCGTCCTTCAAGACCCGGGGCGACTATCTGGCCATCATCACCATCGCCGCCGCCTACATCGTCAAGTCCACCATCGAGAACATCAACATCATCGGCGGGGCCAGGGGCTTTATGGGCATGGGGTCGGTCATGAACGCCATGACGAACACGGCCAACCTGCCCTGGATGATGATCTGGGTGTTCGTCGGCACGGTCTTTTCGGTCTGGCTCATCCGCCGCTTCATCTACTCCACGTTCGGCAAGGGCGTGGACGCCATCAGCCAGGACGAGATCGCGGCCGAGATCATGAGCGTGGACACCAACCACATCAAGCTCGTGGCCTTCATGGTGTCGTGCGGCCTGGCCGGGGTGGCGGGCGGGCTTTTCGCCCACATCCTCGGGTACGTGAACCCGGGATCGTTCACCATCCTCAAGTCCACGGAAATCATGGTCATGGTCTATCTGGGCGGCATGGGGTCGCTGACGGGCTCCGTGCTCTCGGCCATCCTCGTCACGTTGCTCATGGAGGCGCTTCGCCCCTTGCAGATCATCAAGTGGGTGGCCATTCCGCTTTTGCTCGTGCTGCTCATGCAGTTCCGGCCCGAGGGCATCATGGGCCGGCGGGAACTGGCGGACGTGTTTCCGGGGCTTCGCAAATTCTACAAGTTCAAGGGGTAG
- a CDS encoding ABC transporter ATP-binding protein, with protein sequence MALLDVQEMTQYFGGLCAVSEFSVSLEEGQLAALIGPNGAGKTTVFNLVSGFYKPTRGEILFNGESIKGLKPHQVTSKGIARTFQNIRLWFDMTVLDNIRIAQYHALGYGLLDCFLRTPRYMRREREIEDHAMEVLTRLGLREVAGEFPKNLPYGVQRLVEIARALSIRPALLMLDEPAAGLNSADVEGLIKLITDIHKDFGLTIWMIEHQMDVVMSLCSWIKVIDFGATIAEGTPTDIQNNPEVIKAYLGDDTI encoded by the coding sequence GTGGCGCTTTTGGACGTACAGGAAATGACCCAGTACTTCGGCGGGCTGTGCGCCGTGTCGGAGTTTTCCGTGTCCCTGGAGGAAGGGCAGCTGGCGGCGCTTATTGGTCCCAACGGGGCCGGCAAGACCACGGTGTTCAACCTCGTCAGCGGCTTTTACAAGCCCACGCGCGGCGAGATCCTCTTTAACGGCGAGTCCATCAAAGGCTTGAAGCCCCACCAGGTGACGAGCAAGGGCATCGCCCGCACCTTCCAGAACATCCGGCTGTGGTTCGACATGACGGTGCTCGACAACATCCGCATCGCCCAGTACCACGCCCTCGGCTATGGGCTGCTCGACTGCTTTTTGCGCACCCCGCGCTATATGCGGCGCGAGCGCGAGATCGAGGATCACGCCATGGAGGTCCTCACGCGCCTGGGGTTGCGCGAGGTGGCCGGCGAGTTCCCCAAAAACCTGCCCTACGGCGTGCAGCGCCTGGTGGAGATCGCCCGGGCGCTTTCCATCCGGCCGGCGCTGCTCATGCTCGACGAACCGGCCGCCGGGCTCAACTCCGCGGACGTGGAAGGGCTCATCAAGCTCATCACGGACATCCACAAGGATTTCGGCCTGACCATCTGGATGATCGAACACCAGATGGACGTGGTCATGAGCTTGTGTTCCTGGATCAAGGTCATCGACTTCGGCGCCACCATCGCCGAGGGCACGCCGACCGACATCCAGAACAACCCCGAAGTCATCAAAGCCTACCTGGGAGACGATACAATCTGA
- a CDS encoding ABC transporter ATP-binding protein, which translates to MLLSVENLRVKYGNIEALHGISFHVNKGEIVTLIGANGAGKTTTLLSIMRLPPPEAPKVVEGDIKYDGKSILGMEPHDVVRKLHMDLSPEGRRIFGNLTVMENLVLATYARKDDEDAIERDLDRVLSLFPRLSERRKQRSESLSGGEQQMLAVGRAIMTGCDFILLDEPSMGLAPLLMYEMFRTLKKLNEQGLTILLIEQNAKVALSFAHRGYVLDTGEIKTSGTADELKRDPEVKKAYLGG; encoded by the coding sequence ATGCTGCTCTCCGTTGAAAACCTCCGGGTCAAGTATGGGAACATCGAGGCCCTGCACGGCATCTCCTTCCATGTGAACAAGGGGGAGATCGTGACCCTTATCGGGGCCAACGGCGCGGGCAAAACCACCACGCTGCTCTCCATCATGCGTCTGCCGCCCCCCGAAGCCCCCAAGGTGGTGGAAGGGGACATCAAGTACGACGGGAAATCCATCCTCGGGATGGAGCCGCATGATGTCGTGCGCAAGCTCCACATGGACCTTTCGCCCGAGGGCCGGCGCATCTTCGGCAACCTGACCGTGATGGAAAACCTGGTGCTCGCCACCTACGCCCGCAAGGACGACGAGGACGCCATCGAGCGCGACCTCGACCGGGTGCTGTCGCTTTTCCCGCGCCTGTCCGAGCGGCGCAAACAGCGCAGCGAATCGCTCTCCGGCGGCGAGCAGCAGATGTTGGCCGTGGGCCGGGCCATCATGACGGGGTGCGACTTCATCCTGCTCGACGAGCCGAGCATGGGGCTCGCGCCGCTGCTCATGTACGAGATGTTCCGCACGCTCAAAAAACTCAACGAGCAGGGGCTCACCATCCTGCTCATCGAACAAAACGCCAAGGTGGCGCTGTCGTTCGCCCACCGGGGCTACGTGCTGGACACCGGCGAGATCAAGACCTCCGGCACGGCCGACGAGCTCAAGCGCGACCCCGAGGTCAAGAAGGCCTATCTCGGCGGTTAG
- a CDS encoding C40 family peptidase translates to MQYQGVRERLKTGDILLFSGKSRISEGIKFFSKSKWSHVGMVYRFCSPLDPQGSVFCWEATTLCNVKDADTGKLTKGVQRVELSERLERCFAQGYEIAVRPLSKPLEDDMVFALNAFRHEVSGRPYEKHLIELIKSLYDGFFGENKEDLSSLFCSELVAECYQRMGLLPEAPGSNEYTPKDFSCEKGLCLGRGYGLEYEIEIDSL, encoded by the coding sequence ATGCAATACCAGGGCGTTCGGGAGCGGTTGAAGACGGGCGATATTCTTCTTTTCTCGGGAAAGAGCAGGATTTCCGAAGGAATCAAGTTTTTTTCCAAAAGCAAGTGGTCCCATGTCGGCATGGTTTACCGGTTTTGCAGCCCACTGGACCCGCAGGGGTCGGTCTTTTGCTGGGAGGCGACAACGCTTTGCAACGTCAAGGATGCCGACACGGGCAAGCTCACCAAGGGCGTGCAGCGCGTGGAGCTCTCCGAGCGCCTGGAGCGCTGTTTCGCCCAGGGCTACGAGATCGCCGTGCGTCCGCTCAGCAAACCCCTCGAAGACGACATGGTGTTCGCGCTCAACGCCTTCCGGCACGAGGTGAGCGGCAGGCCTTACGAAAAGCACCTCATCGAATTGATCAAATCCCTGTACGACGGGTTCTTTGGTGAAAACAAGGAAGACCTGAGTTCGCTTTTCTGCAGCGAACTTGTCGCCGAGTGCTATCAGCGCATGGGGCTGTTGCCCGAGGCGCCAGGCTCCAACGAGTACACGCCCAAGGATTTTTCCTGCGAAAAAGGCTTGTGCCTGGGGCGTGGCTACGGGCTCGAATACGAGATCGAGATCGACAGCCTCTAG
- a CDS encoding sll1863 family stress response protein: MPKAKKPFGVDLEEQLATYKTKIEEAKKEAQGKGPDSFDRWTGELEHLLDTYDKARYKLTLLRKGGGDALAELREGFESALGDLKAALRRARSKF; the protein is encoded by the coding sequence ATGCCGAAAGCCAAAAAGCCCTTCGGGGTCGATCTGGAAGAGCAGCTTGCCACGTACAAGACCAAAATCGAGGAAGCGAAGAAGGAAGCCCAGGGCAAGGGTCCGGATTCTTTCGATCGCTGGACCGGGGAGCTCGAGCATCTACTCGACACCTACGACAAGGCCCGCTACAAATTGACCCTTTTGCGCAAGGGCGGCGGCGACGCTTTGGCCGAATTGCGCGAGGGTTTCGAATCCGCCCTCGGCGACCTCAAGGCGGCCTTGCGCCGGGCCAGAAGCAAATTTTAG